In Botrytis cinerea B05.10 chromosome 6, complete sequence, the following proteins share a genomic window:
- the Bcnep1 gene encoding Bcnep1 yields the protein MHFSNAKFLSILAAAAAVKGAPIEESTIQARAVVPHDSINPWGENVPGNALGNTLKRFEPYLHIAHGCQPYSAVDGNGNTSGGLQDTGNVSAGCRDQSKGQTYVRGGWSGGRYGIMYAWYFPKDQPAAGNVVGGHRHDWEYVVAWVNNPEVANPTLIGAGASGHGSIKKTTNPQRQGDRLKVEYYVSFPTNHELQFTNTLGRDLPMMWYDFLPAVSKTALQNTNFGKANCPFNDANFNNNLAKARI from the exons atgcaTTTCTCCAACGCAAAATTCCTTTCTATCCTCGCTGCTGCTGCAGCAGTCAAGGGTGCTCCAATTGAGGAGAGCACCATTCAAGCTCGCGCCGTCGTTCCTCATGACTCCATCAACCCATGGGGAGAAAACGTACCTGGTAACGCCTTGGGTAACACCTTGAAGAGATTCGAGCCATATCTTCACATTGCTCATGGTTGTCAACCATACAGTGCCGTTGATGGTAATGGTAACACCAG TGGTGGACTCCAAGATACTGGCAATGTCTCAGCCGGCTGCCGTGATCAGAGCAAGGGCCAAACCTATGTCCGAGGTGGCTGGTCTGGAGGTCGCTATGGAATCATGTACGCCTGGT ACTTCCCCAAGGATCAACCAGCCGCTGGAAACGTCGTCGGAGGTCACCGTCACGACTGGGAGTATGTCGTCGCTTGGGTCAACAACCCCGAGGTTGCCAACCCCACCTTAATCGGCGCCGGCGCATCCGGTCACGGAAGCATCAAGAAGACCACAAACCCCCAACGCCAGGGCGACAGATTGAAGGTCGAATACTATGTCTCCTTCCCAACCAACCACGAGTTGCAGTTCACCAACACCTTGGGCAGAGATTTGCCAATGATGTGGTATGACTTCTTGCCAGCTGTTAGCAAGACAGCTTTACAAAACACCAACTTTGGAAAGGCAAACTGCCCATTCAATGACgcaaacttcaacaacaacCTCGCCAAGGCAAGAATCTAA